A region of the Aggregicoccus sp. 17bor-14 genome:
TCTACACCGAGCGCACCCGCGCGCTCGCGCACCACGTGCAGGTGGAGGCACCCGAGGGCTGGCGCACCTTCACCGCGCTCGAGCGCGGCGAGGATGGGGCCTTCGTCGCCGCGGACTACGACGTCCTGGTGGACAGCCCCTTCGAGGTGGGCCCGCACACGCCCGTGCGCTTCGCTGCCGGCGGCGTGCCCCACGAGCTGGTGGTGTGGGGAGACACGCTCGCCGAGCCCGAGCGGCTCGCGCAGGACCTGCAGCGCCTCGTGGAGACGGAGGCGGCGCTGTTCGGCGGCCTGCCCCTGCAGCGCTACCTCTTCCTCCTCTACCTCACGGACAAGGGGCGCGGCGGGCTCGAGCACGCGAGCTCCACGGCGCTGCTCTTCCCGCGCGCGGGGCTCGCGAGCGCGCGCGGCTGGGAGGACCTGCTCACCCTGGCCGCGCACGAGTACTTCCACCTGTGGATGGTGAAGCGGGTGAAGCCGCGCGCCTTCGTCCCCTTCGACTACGGCCAGGAGAACTACACCACCCTGCTGTGGGCCTTCGAGGGCGGGACGGCGTACTACGACAACCTCGTGGTGCGCCGCGCGGGGCTGATGTCCGCCGCGCGCTACCTCACCCGCCTGGGCGAGACGCTGAGCCAGCTGCACGCCACCCCCGGCCGGCGCGTGCAGAGCCTCAGCGACGCCTCGCTGCTCAGCTGGGTGAAGCAGTACCGGCCGGACGAGAACTCCCCCAACAGCGCCATCTCCTACTACCTGAAGGGCGAGGTGGTGTGCGCGCTGCTGGACCTGGAGCTGCGCCGCCTCACCCGGGATGCCTTCAGCCTCGACCACCTGATGCGCGCGCTCTTCGAGCGCTACGGGGACGGCTCCGGGGTGCCGGAGGACGGCGTGGAGGCGCTCGCGCGCGAGCGCGTGGAGGCACTCGCTGGTGCAGAGGCTGCGGCCGAGCTCGCGCGCTTCTTCGA
Encoded here:
- a CDS encoding M61 family metallopeptidase, coding for MPPSPAPATVDYRVAMPRPHSHLFEVEARFPALAVRGGQLDALFPVWTPGSYLVREYARHVQDVQAVDERGAALPVTRMDKRTLRVSGAEGAVTLRYRVYANELTVRTSHLDGSHAYFNGATLFLYTERTRALAHHVQVEAPEGWRTFTALERGEDGAFVAADYDVLVDSPFEVGPHTPVRFAAGGVPHELVVWGDTLAEPERLAQDLQRLVETEAALFGGLPLQRYLFLLYLTDKGRGGLEHASSTALLFPRAGLASARGWEDLLTLAAHEYFHLWMVKRVKPRAFVPFDYGQENYTTLLWAFEGGTAYYDNLVVRRAGLMSAARYLTRLGETLSQLHATPGRRVQSLSDASLLSWVKQYRPDENSPNSAISYYLKGEVVCALLDLELRRLTRDAFSLDHLMRALFERYGDGSGVPEDGVEALARERVEALAGAEAAAELARFFEHSVRGTRELDYAPFAHVGLELRFRVRESASDKGGSGPRVRAADSRPRGWLGLTPRGSATVASVLEGSPAQEAGLYPEDDLVALDGFKVDGASLLARCEEKRPGDSVRIALFRRDRLMEVTVVLGQKPADAAYLVRVERPTDAQRAAFQAWLGSPLDDLPG